One genomic region from uncultured Subdoligranulum sp. encodes:
- the tsaE gene encoding tRNA (adenosine(37)-N6)-threonylcarbamoyltransferase complex ATPase subunit type 1 TsaE gives MQEYTTHSREETVALGRSFARTLPAGALIAFTGGLGAGKTAFCQGLAEGLGCTDPVSSPTFAIVNYYRGPRPLAHFDLYRIHTENDLASAGFYDYLDMGAVVACEWSENCADLLAQEHPIRIDIQRIDDTTRRITIDQ, from the coding sequence ATGCAGGAATATACCACGCATTCCCGGGAAGAAACGGTAGCGCTGGGGCGCAGTTTTGCCAGGACGCTGCCGGCGGGGGCGCTCATTGCCTTTACCGGTGGACTGGGGGCCGGCAAGACGGCGTTTTGCCAGGGGCTGGCCGAAGGCCTGGGCTGCACCGACCCGGTGAGCAGCCCCACCTTTGCCATTGTGAACTACTACCGGGGCCCGCGCCCGCTGGCGCACTTTGATCTGTACCGCATCCATACCGAAAACGACCTGGCATCGGCGGGGTTCTATGATTATCTGGATATGGGGGCGGTGGTGGCCTGCGAGTGGAGCGAAAACTGCGCCGATCTGCTGGCCCAGGAGCATCCCATCCGCATCGACATCCAGCGCATTGACGACACCACCCGGCGTATCACCATTGATCAGTGA
- the tsaB gene encoding tRNA (adenosine(37)-N6)-threonylcarbamoyltransferase complex dimerization subunit type 1 TsaB, translating to MNILAVDTAGKTAAVAVVRDDTLLYETQCNNGLTHSETLLPMIDTALRACGLTVADLDLLAATNGPGSFTGLRIGLSVIKGLALPRQIPCAPVSTMAALAYGMAGQGTVIGAQDARRGQVYWAAFDLESHSRLTPDAAEPVTALEKFVQSCKKPLFFVGDGAALCYNTYGQVPGVAVCPPTLQVLRGAGVALAAKALWEQGACVPPAQLLPDYHRLSQAERERAAREKQQGETTNAI from the coding sequence ATGAATATACTGGCGGTGGATACCGCGGGCAAGACGGCGGCCGTGGCTGTGGTACGGGACGACACGCTGCTGTATGAAACGCAGTGCAACAACGGCCTGACCCACAGCGAGACGCTGCTGCCCATGATCGATACGGCGCTGCGCGCCTGCGGGCTGACGGTGGCAGACCTGGATCTGCTGGCGGCTACCAACGGGCCCGGCAGCTTTACGGGGCTGCGCATCGGGCTTTCGGTGATCAAGGGACTGGCGCTGCCGCGGCAGATCCCCTGTGCGCCGGTGTCCACCATGGCGGCGCTGGCCTACGGCATGGCGGGGCAGGGGACGGTGATCGGTGCCCAGGATGCCCGCCGCGGCCAGGTGTACTGGGCGGCCTTTGATCTGGAAAGCCACAGCCGTCTGACGCCCGACGCGGCAGAACCGGTGACGGCGCTGGAAAAATTTGTACAGAGCTGTAAAAAACCGTTGTTTTTTGTTGGCGACGGTGCCGCTTTGTGCTACAATACTTATGGACAGGTGCCGGGTGTGGCCGTTTGCCCGCCCACGCTGCAGGTGCTGCGCGGGGCCGGGGTGGCATTGGCCGCCAAAGCCCTGTGGGAGCAGGGGGCCTGTGTGCCGCCCGCCCAGCTGCTGCCGGACTATCACCGGCTGAGCCAGGCGGAACGGGAGCGGGCCGCGCGAGAAAAACAACAGGGGGAAACGACCAATGCAATTTGA
- the rpiB gene encoding ribose 5-phosphate isomerase B, translating into MQFDKPIALAADHGGYELKEAIKAHLDELGVAYEDFGTDSTASVDYPDYAVLGCKAVQDGRCALVILCCGTGVGMSMCANKMQGIRACCCSDTFSAELTRRHNNANALCLGGRVVGTGLGCKIVDAFLNAPFEGGRHQTRIDKMMALQNQ; encoded by the coding sequence ATGCAATTTGACAAACCGATCGCACTGGCTGCCGATCACGGCGGCTATGAACTGAAAGAGGCCATCAAGGCCCACCTGGACGAACTGGGCGTGGCGTACGAGGACTTCGGCACCGATTCCACCGCCAGTGTGGACTACCCCGACTACGCGGTGCTGGGCTGCAAGGCGGTGCAGGATGGCCGCTGTGCGCTGGTGATCCTCTGCTGCGGTACCGGCGTGGGCATGTCCATGTGTGCCAACAAGATGCAGGGCATCCGCGCCTGCTGCTGCAGCGATACCTTCAGCGCCGAGCTCACCCGTCGCCACAACAACGCCAACGCCCTGTGCCTGGGCGGCCGCGTGGTGGGCACGGGCCTTGGCTGCAAGATCGTGGACGCCTTCCTGAACGCGCCTTTTGAGGGCGGCCGTCACCAGACGCGCATCGACAAGATGATGGCGCTGCAGAACCAGTAA
- the upp gene encoding uracil phosphoribosyltransferase, which produces MSVVEIVDHPLIQHKISLMRDRNTGTKEFRDLASEVAMLLCYEATRDLPTEEVEVETPIALARTKVLAGRKLALVPILRAGLGMVDGMLRLIPAAKVGHIGLYRDEETLKPVEYYCKLPSDINEREVIVLDPMLATGGSASDAITQIKKRGAKHIKFIGLIAAPEGMKALHEAHPDVDIYVGTLDEGLNDNGYIVPGLGDAGDRIFGTK; this is translated from the coding sequence ATGAGCGTTGTCGAAATCGTAGATCATCCCCTGATTCAGCACAAGATCAGCCTGATGCGGGACCGCAATACCGGCACCAAGGAATTCCGTGACCTGGCCAGCGAGGTAGCCATGCTGCTCTGCTACGAGGCCACCCGTGACCTGCCCACCGAGGAAGTGGAAGTGGAAACCCCCATCGCCCTGGCCCGCACCAAGGTGCTGGCCGGCCGCAAGCTGGCGCTGGTTCCCATCCTGCGCGCCGGCCTGGGCATGGTGGACGGCATGCTGCGCCTGATCCCCGCCGCCAAGGTGGGCCACATCGGCCTCTACCGGGACGAGGAGACCCTGAAGCCGGTGGAATACTACTGCAAGCTGCCCAGCGACATCAATGAGCGCGAGGTCATCGTGCTGGATCCCATGCTGGCCACCGGCGGCAGTGCCTCCGACGCCATCACCCAGATCAAGAAGCGGGGCGCCAAGCACATCAAGTTCATCGGCCTCATCGCGGCTCCCGAGGGCATGAAGGCCCTGCATGAAGCCCATCCCGACGTGGATATCTACGTGGGCACCCTGGACGAGGGCCTGAACGACAACGGCTACATCGTCCCCGGCCTGGGCGACGCCGGCGACCGCATCTTCGGCACCAAGTAA
- a CDS encoding Crp/Fnr family transcriptional regulator — translation MEIQDLPRTPLFRGLTDGEVQRALTALDARRQPFHKEELLLQAGHSITHLGLVLRGRVHIEHLDVWGSKTLLGQAGEGDLFAETYACLPGEALLVNVMAASDGEALFLAAERLLHPGNEPWLQRMAQNLLQIAARKNLGLARRSLYTAPKTIRGRVMAYFSALAVQNGGLQFTLPFDRQQLADFLGVDRSALSSTLSRMQRDGLLTLQRRTVTLHTAPEEFSL, via the coding sequence ATGGAAATTCAGGATCTGCCCCGCACCCCGCTGTTCCGCGGTCTGACCGACGGGGAGGTGCAGCGGGCGCTGACGGCGCTGGATGCCCGCCGCCAGCCCTTTCACAAGGAGGAACTGCTGCTGCAGGCCGGGCACAGCATCACCCACCTGGGTCTGGTGCTCCGCGGCCGGGTGCACATTGAACATCTGGACGTGTGGGGCAGCAAGACACTGCTGGGACAGGCCGGGGAGGGCGATCTCTTTGCCGAGACCTACGCCTGTCTGCCCGGCGAGGCCCTGCTGGTCAACGTGATGGCGGCCAGCGATGGCGAGGCGCTGTTCCTGGCGGCTGAACGGCTGCTCCATCCCGGCAACGAGCCCTGGCTGCAGCGGATGGCCCAGAACCTTTTGCAGATCGCCGCGCGGAAGAATCTGGGGCTGGCGCGGCGCAGCCTCTACACCGCCCCCAAGACCATCCGGGGCCGGGTCATGGCCTACTTTTCGGCGCTGGCCGTGCAGAACGGCGGACTGCAGTTCACGTTGCCCTTTGACCGGCAGCAGCTGGCGGATTTTCTGGGAGTGGACCGCAGCGCCCTGAGCAGCACCCTCTCCCGCATGCAGCGGGACGGCCTGCTGACGCTGCAGCGGCGCACCGTGACGCTCCACACCGCGCCGGAGGAGTTTTCCCTGTAA
- a CDS encoding 4Fe-4S binding protein — MKRRIIQIDETKCNGCGACAAACHEGAIAMVDGKAHLMRDDYCDGLGDCLPTCPTGAITFVEREAAPYDEAAVLAAKQRKAQAGGGCPGSAPHALHTGCPGSRAQTLAGGGEEPALPTAAPSRLRQWPVQIKLVPIEAPFFDGAKLLIAADCTAYAYAAFHERFIRGHITLVGCPKLDSVDYSEKLTEILRRNDIREVTVVRMEVPCCGGLEQAAKRALQASGKFLPWQVVTISTDGRILD, encoded by the coding sequence ATGAAACGACGGATCATTCAGATCGACGAAACCAAGTGCAACGGCTGCGGTGCCTGTGCCGCGGCCTGCCATGAGGGCGCCATCGCCATGGTGGACGGCAAGGCCCATCTGATGCGGGACGACTACTGCGACGGCCTGGGCGACTGCCTTCCCACCTGTCCCACCGGGGCCATCACCTTTGTGGAGCGGGAGGCCGCACCCTACGACGAGGCGGCAGTGCTGGCTGCCAAGCAGCGCAAAGCCCAGGCGGGCGGCGGCTGTCCCGGCAGCGCACCCCATGCCCTGCACACCGGATGCCCGGGCAGCCGGGCCCAGACGCTGGCAGGGGGCGGGGAGGAACCGGCACTGCCCACGGCAGCGCCCAGCCGCCTGCGCCAGTGGCCGGTGCAGATCAAGCTGGTGCCCATCGAGGCGCCCTTCTTTGACGGTGCCAAGCTGCTCATCGCGGCGGACTGCACGGCCTATGCCTACGCGGCCTTCCATGAGCGGTTCATCCGCGGGCACATCACGCTGGTGGGCTGCCCCAAGCTGGACAGCGTGGACTACAGCGAGAAGCTGACTGAAATCCTGCGCCGCAACGATATCCGGGAGGTGACAGTGGTGCGGATGGAGGTGCCCTGCTGCGGCGGACTGGAGCAGGCCGCCAAGCGGGCATTGCAGGCCAGCGGCAAGTTCCTGCCCTGGCAGGTGGTGACCATCTCCACCGACGGACGGATCCTGGATTGA
- a CDS encoding carboxymuconolactone decarboxylase family protein yields MEDRIERCAEKFAILFGAAPAGDEGTDPEFMKILQRFIFGEVCYTGQLSDEDRELVTVTVLAVNQTLPQLKAHVGAALNAGCTPVSIREAIYQCAPFIGFPKTLNAIAAMNEAFTAAGIALPLEPQGTVTEEDRYEAGLALQEPLYGTEIADRYADLPEVYAEAIPRFLTEFCFGDFATRNGLDGARRELLTVVMLAALGGAEVQVKAHVAGAEKAGNSRDRILAALVHAMPYMGVPRLFNALNAIREVWTEQ; encoded by the coding sequence ATGGAAGATCGTATCGAGCGCTGTGCGGAAAAATTCGCCATCCTGTTTGGTGCCGCCCCGGCCGGGGATGAGGGCACCGACCCGGAATTCATGAAGATTCTCCAGCGCTTTATTTTCGGCGAGGTCTGCTATACCGGCCAGCTCAGCGACGAGGACCGGGAACTGGTGACCGTCACGGTGCTGGCTGTCAACCAGACGCTGCCCCAGCTCAAGGCCCATGTGGGGGCGGCCCTCAACGCGGGCTGCACGCCGGTGTCCATCCGGGAGGCCATCTACCAGTGTGCCCCCTTCATCGGATTCCCCAAGACCCTCAACGCCATCGCCGCCATGAATGAGGCGTTCACGGCAGCCGGCATTGCGCTGCCGCTGGAACCCCAGGGCACCGTGACCGAGGAGGACCGGTATGAGGCAGGGCTGGCGCTGCAGGAGCCCCTCTACGGCACCGAGATCGCCGACCGCTACGCCGATCTGCCGGAAGTCTACGCCGAGGCCATCCCGCGGTTCCTGACCGAGTTCTGCTTCGGGGATTTCGCCACCCGCAACGGTCTGGACGGGGCCCGGCGGGAGCTGCTGACCGTCGTCATGCTGGCGGCCCTGGGCGGCGCCGAGGTACAGGTCAAGGCCCACGTGGCGGGCGCCGAGAAGGCCGGCAACAGCCGGGACCGCATCCTGGCGGCGCTGGTCCACGCCATGCCCTATATGGGCGTGCCGCGGCTCTTCAACGCCCTGAACGCCATCCGCGAGGTCTGGACAGAGCAATAA
- a CDS encoding PFL family protein, translating into MRILNSSDILETIEMLTAENLDVRTVTMGISLLDCIDPDGDKACEKIYNKIVRLAGNLVPVVDGISAEYGVPIVNKRVSVTPIAMLLGAAPDADPVAYAKALDRAAKTIGVNFIGGFGALVHKGFSAGDKRLIEAIPQALAETDLVCSSVNVGSTKSGINMDAVRLMGQVVRQTAERTKDNMCMGDAKLVVFCNAPEDNPFMAGAFHGPGEPDCEIHVGVSGPGAVRAALAKLPKDAPMDEVAELVKRTAFKITRLGQLVANLASERLGVPAGIIDLSLAPTPAIGDSVANILEEMGLESCGCCGTTACLALLNDAVKKGGVMASNHVGGLSGAFIPVSEDDGMIQAANCGSLTLEKLEAMTAVCSVGIDMVVIPGDTSAEVISGLIADEAAIGMVNSKTTAVRVIPAIGHQAGDVLDFGGLLGHAPIMPISKYSPAVMIHRGGRIPAPMQALKN; encoded by the coding sequence ATGAGAATTCTGAACAGCAGCGACATTCTCGAGACCATCGAGATGCTGACCGCCGAAAATCTGGATGTACGCACCGTCACCATGGGCATCAGCCTGCTGGACTGCATCGACCCCGACGGCGACAAAGCCTGTGAGAAAATCTACAACAAGATCGTCCGCCTGGCCGGCAACCTGGTGCCCGTGGTGGACGGCATCAGCGCCGAGTACGGCGTGCCCATCGTCAACAAGCGGGTCAGCGTGACGCCCATCGCCATGCTGCTGGGCGCCGCTCCCGACGCCGACCCGGTGGCCTACGCCAAGGCGCTGGACCGCGCCGCCAAGACCATCGGCGTCAATTTCATCGGCGGCTTCGGTGCCCTGGTACACAAGGGCTTTTCGGCCGGTGACAAGCGGCTGATCGAAGCCATTCCCCAGGCCCTGGCCGAGACCGATCTGGTCTGTTCCAGCGTCAACGTGGGCTCCACCAAATCCGGCATCAACATGGATGCCGTCCGGCTGATGGGCCAGGTAGTCCGCCAGACTGCCGAGCGCACCAAGGACAACATGTGCATGGGCGATGCCAAGCTGGTGGTCTTCTGCAACGCACCGGAGGATAACCCCTTCATGGCCGGTGCCTTCCACGGTCCCGGTGAGCCGGACTGCGAGATTCACGTGGGCGTTTCCGGCCCCGGTGCGGTGCGCGCCGCCCTGGCCAAACTGCCCAAGGACGCCCCCATGGACGAGGTGGCGGAGCTGGTCAAGCGCACCGCCTTCAAGATCACCCGCCTGGGCCAGCTGGTGGCCAACCTGGCCAGCGAGCGGCTGGGCGTGCCCGCCGGCATCATCGATCTGTCGCTGGCCCCCACCCCCGCCATCGGCGACAGCGTGGCCAATATCCTGGAGGAGATGGGCCTGGAGAGCTGCGGCTGCTGCGGCACCACCGCCTGCCTGGCCCTGCTCAACGATGCCGTCAAGAAGGGCGGCGTCATGGCCTCCAACCATGTGGGCGGCCTGTCGGGCGCCTTCATCCCGGTGTCGGAGGATGACGGCATGATCCAGGCCGCCAACTGCGGCAGCCTGACGCTGGAAAAGCTGGAAGCCATGACCGCCGTCTGCTCGGTGGGCATCGACATGGTGGTCATCCCCGGCGATACCTCCGCCGAGGTCATCAGCGGCCTGATCGCCGACGAAGCCGCCATCGGCATGGTGAACAGTAAGACCACCGCCGTCCGCGTAATTCCCGCCATCGGCCACCAGGCCGGCGACGTGCTGGACTTCGGCGGCCTGCTGGGCCACGCCCCCATCATGCCCATCAGCAAGTACAGCCCCGCCGTCATGATCCATCGCGGTGGCCGGATCCCCGCCCCCATGCAGGCACTGAAAAACTGA
- a CDS encoding ACT domain-containing protein has protein sequence MKAVITVIGHDTVGVVAKVSAVCAELNINIEDISQSIMQEMFCMIMLVSLNHCTADPAAVRDRFAALGEEMKMQVTVTRQEVFDAMHTI, from the coding sequence ATGAAAGCAGTTATCACCGTCATCGGCCACGACACCGTGGGCGTCGTCGCCAAGGTCAGCGCGGTCTGCGCCGAACTCAATATCAACATCGAGGACATCTCCCAGTCCATCATGCAGGAGATGTTCTGCATGATCATGCTGGTGAGCCTGAACCACTGCACCGCCGACCCCGCCGCCGTGCGCGACCGTTTTGCCGCCCTGGGCGAAGAGATGAAGATGCAGGTCACCGTGACCCGCCAGGAAGTCTTTGACGCGATGCACACCATCTGA
- a CDS encoding DegV family protein, producing MSKIGFLTDSSADIPQELAEKYGIEVVGFPINVDGTEYIERRDFTNDQFYQIMRDAQGVPTTAAITQLQWCEIYARYVDEGYTDLVHLSINSNGSSTYNNALKAVEMLAEERPGHQLRIQVLDSHTYSMVFGWHLCECARKVRNGGELSTCIDEMMYNLDCAEVCLAAYSLKQMKKSGRVSAAAAVVGDLLGIRPIISLNEGVSKVEAKVRGDAAVPPAMVKWVSSRVDNVRDMPYIVGYTSSKEKRDELVKLCKKTFGHAPLTTFQLGAAVSANTGPDAIAIAFKGHPRHLEAYAPQLP from the coding sequence ATGAGCAAAATCGGATTTTTGACGGACTCTTCCGCGGATATTCCCCAGGAACTGGCGGAGAAATACGGCATCGAGGTGGTGGGCTTCCCCATCAACGTGGACGGTACCGAGTACATTGAGCGCCGGGATTTCACCAACGATCAGTTCTATCAGATCATGCGGGACGCCCAGGGCGTGCCCACCACGGCGGCCATCACCCAGCTGCAGTGGTGTGAGATCTACGCGCGCTATGTGGACGAAGGCTACACCGATCTGGTCCACCTGAGCATCAACAGCAACGGTTCCAGCACCTACAACAACGCCCTGAAGGCGGTGGAGATGCTGGCCGAGGAGCGCCCCGGCCACCAGCTGCGCATCCAGGTGCTGGACAGCCACACCTATTCCATGGTGTTCGGCTGGCATCTGTGCGAGTGCGCCCGCAAGGTGCGCAACGGCGGTGAGCTTTCCACCTGCATCGACGAAATGATGTACAATCTGGACTGCGCGGAAGTCTGCCTGGCCGCCTACAGCCTGAAGCAGATGAAGAAGTCCGGCCGTGTGAGCGCGGCGGCCGCCGTGGTGGGCGACCTGCTGGGCATCCGGCCCATCATCAGCCTGAACGAGGGCGTTTCCAAGGTGGAAGCCAAGGTGCGCGGCGATGCTGCCGTGCCGCCGGCCATGGTCAAGTGGGTATCCAGCCGGGTGGACAATGTGCGGGATATGCCCTACATCGTGGGCTACACCTCCAGCAAGGAAAAGCGGGATGAGCTGGTCAAGCTCTGCAAGAAGACCTTCGGCCATGCGCCGCTGACCACCTTTCAGCTGGGCGCGGCCGTCAGTGCCAACACCGGCCCCGACGCCATCGCCATTGCTTTCAAGGGGCATCCCCGCCATCTGGAGGCCTACGCCCCCCAGCTTCCGTAA